In the genome of Fibrobacter sp., one region contains:
- a CDS encoding DUF349 domain-containing protein — MSLFDFMKANWKKSDPAVRAAAVETEVEDQDIIESLASSDPDVKVRTAAVKKLTVVETLQKISKSDSDDNIRRLAANRYLDEVVKILKNATNPSEKELALAVELKDSHYAEDLLKSSITSEIVRAELVKLCNKSSILAAVASNDASEKIALAAAEKVTSESLMQDLTKKSKHNSVRKLIADKIRAKKEAEDGGKKAAALLQSKREALIGQAHSLAASKDPLSVKAQFDDLMKDAAAIGMGEFQPTLNEVYASFNKFCDELNAEKLAAAKAEAEKQAKIQSLASELEELEQIIAEGKLADSADRVSAIMSDWTEGKSIMEASLIKRFNNAYFKVQESKKVVEVAETSAETAADESARPELLERLQALSETDVNESTGKHLHAIVREWEKLPLLEGEDPTLQSYNALRNKLSEKISAFNESAQKIVEENSAKLKAIIEKVKALDENENFTEINKKVRDFYNQWKEIVGEQKFKYHDLWQEYKAATARFQEMQQWENWHNEKDRDDLLTEMDALTNEAPSQAVLSKLRELSNRWKEIGRVSADKYQAMQERFQANYEKIKTNCASFIEEMNAERLKNLADKEALCQKIEELVANAEIFWKDKFKTMQELQESWKNIGMVPKENVAALTERFKAAVNSFYAQHKENVKQEDESREANYEKKVALCEEAEALIESTDWNATSNKLKQLQDAWKASGPVPKSKSDEIWTRFRTACDSFFEKKRTHFEEMDASKQKNLDAKNAICEKMEAGEATLTLDELKAAEAEFKAQGMVPKEAIEKISDRFNAIHNKILTRLAQADATLSAALDEVKAKKQEMIEKVRQFCESAGSNQLADAVRETQKEWREIGSCGAEDQSLYKTFREVCDDFFTRRRDQLDIQEQARQNNLQKKLLLCEQAEDLLTDLSEATVGASMNKVKHLRRLWKEVGAVPREHSEKTWNRFNTACDKVFAFGRKDEPKADESAPAADASAEAPAENA, encoded by the coding sequence ATGAGCTTATTTGATTTTATGAAGGCAAACTGGAAAAAATCCGACCCCGCTGTACGTGCAGCTGCCGTAGAAACGGAAGTCGAAGATCAGGACATTATTGAAAGCCTGGCCAGTTCCGACCCTGATGTTAAGGTACGTACCGCTGCAGTCAAGAAGTTGACCGTCGTCGAAACACTTCAGAAGATTTCCAAGTCTGACAGTGACGACAACATCCGTCGCCTCGCTGCAAACCGTTACCTGGACGAAGTGGTTAAGATCCTTAAGAATGCAACCAATCCTTCCGAAAAGGAATTGGCATTGGCTGTCGAGCTCAAAGATTCCCATTATGCAGAAGATCTTTTGAAGTCCTCCATCACCAGCGAAATCGTTCGCGCCGAGTTGGTGAAGCTTTGCAACAAGTCCAGCATCCTCGCCGCTGTCGCATCCAACGATGCCAGCGAAAAGATCGCTTTGGCCGCAGCTGAAAAGGTGACCTCCGAATCCCTCATGCAGGATTTGACCAAGAAGTCCAAGCACAACTCTGTCCGCAAGTTGATCGCCGACAAGATCCGCGCCAAGAAGGAAGCAGAAGACGGTGGCAAGAAGGCCGCAGCACTTCTCCAGAGCAAGCGCGAAGCTTTGATCGGTCAGGCACATAGCCTCGCCGCAAGCAAGGACCCGCTGAGCGTCAAGGCTCAGTTCGACGACTTGATGAAGGACGCCGCCGCAATCGGCATGGGCGAATTCCAGCCCACCCTCAACGAAGTTTACGCCAGCTTCAACAAGTTCTGCGACGAACTCAATGCAGAAAAGTTGGCCGCAGCCAAGGCCGAAGCTGAAAAGCAGGCAAAGATTCAGAGCCTCGCTTCTGAACTCGAAGAATTGGAACAGATCATTGCGGAAGGCAAGCTTGCCGACAGCGCTGACCGCGTCTCCGCCATCATGAGCGACTGGACCGAAGGCAAGTCCATCATGGAAGCAAGCCTCATCAAGCGTTTCAACAACGCCTACTTCAAGGTCCAGGAATCCAAGAAGGTTGTTGAAGTTGCAGAAACGTCCGCAGAAACTGCTGCAGACGAATCCGCCCGTCCGGAATTGCTGGAACGTCTCCAGGCTCTTTCCGAAACCGACGTGAACGAATCTACCGGCAAACACTTGCACGCCATCGTCCGCGAATGGGAAAAGCTTCCGCTTCTCGAAGGCGAAGACCCCACCCTCCAGTCTTACAACGCACTTCGCAACAAGCTATCCGAAAAGATTTCCGCTTTCAATGAAAGCGCACAGAAGATTGTTGAAGAAAATTCCGCAAAGCTCAAGGCCATCATCGAAAAGGTTAAGGCCTTGGACGAAAACGAAAACTTCACCGAAATCAACAAGAAGGTTCGTGACTTCTACAACCAGTGGAAGGAAATCGTCGGCGAGCAGAAGTTCAAGTACCACGACCTGTGGCAGGAATACAAGGCAGCAACCGCCCGCTTCCAGGAAATGCAGCAGTGGGAAAACTGGCACAACGAAAAGGACCGCGACGACCTTCTCACCGAAATGGACGCTCTCACCAACGAAGCTCCCAGCCAGGCTGTTCTCTCCAAGCTCCGTGAACTTTCCAACCGCTGGAAGGAAATCGGCCGCGTGTCTGCCGACAAGTACCAGGCTATGCAGGAACGTTTCCAGGCTAACTACGAAAAGATCAAGACCAATTGCGCATCCTTCATTGAAGAAATGAATGCAGAACGTCTCAAGAACTTGGCCGACAAGGAAGCCCTCTGCCAGAAGATTGAAGAACTTGTTGCCAACGCAGAAATTTTCTGGAAGGACAAGTTCAAGACCATGCAGGAACTCCAGGAATCCTGGAAGAACATCGGAATGGTGCCGAAGGAAAATGTTGCAGCCCTCACCGAACGTTTCAAGGCCGCAGTCAATTCCTTCTACGCACAGCATAAGGAAAATGTCAAGCAGGAAGACGAGTCCCGCGAAGCCAACTACGAAAAGAAGGTGGCTCTCTGCGAAGAAGCCGAAGCACTTATCGAATCCACCGACTGGAATGCTACTTCCAACAAGCTGAAGCAGCTTCAGGATGCATGGAAGGCCTCCGGCCCGGTACCTAAGAGCAAGTCCGACGAAATTTGGACCCGCTTCCGCACCGCTTGCGATAGCTTCTTTGAAAAGAAGCGCACCCACTTCGAAGAAATGGATGCAAGCAAGCAGAAGAATCTCGACGCCAAGAACGCCATCTGTGAAAAGATGGAAGCAGGCGAAGCAACTCTTACTTTGGACGAATTGAAGGCTGCAGAAGCAGAATTCAAGGCACAGGGCATGGTTCCCAAGGAAGCTATCGAAAAGATCAGCGACCGCTTCAATGCAATCCACAACAAGATCCTCACCCGCCTCGCCCAGGCAGACGCAACCCTCTCCGCAGCCCTCGACGAAGTCAAAGCCAAGAAGCAGGAAATGATCGAAAAGGTCCGTCAGTTCTGTGAAAGCGCTGGTTCCAACCAGTTGGCCGACGCCGTTCGCGAAACCCAGAAGGAATGGCGCGAAATCGGTTCCTGCGGTGCTGAAGATCAGAGCCTCTACAAGACCTTCCGCGAAGTCTGTGACGATTTCTTCACTCGTCGTCGCGACCAGCTGGACATTCAGGAACAGGCTCGTCAGAACAACCTTCAGAAGAAGTTGTTGCTCTGCGAACAGGCAGAAGACTTGCTCACCGACTTGAGCGAAGCTACTGTTGGCGCATCTATGAACAAGGTCAAGCACCTCCGCCGCCTCTGGAAGGAAGTGGGAGCAGTTCCTCGCGAACATTCCGAAAAGACCTGGAACCGATTCAACACCGCCTGCGACAAGGTTTTCGCATTCGGCCGCAAGGACGAACCGAAGGCTGACGAATCCGCTCCCGCAGCAGATGCAAGCGCAGAAGCTCCCGCTGAAAACGCTTAA
- the gmk gene encoding guanylate kinase: MKNKLFVMSSASGAGKSTLQKEVLPDFPDIKYSISATTRKPRVGEVDGVHYFFKTREEFEELIKNDGLIEWNEVHGNYYGTPKSFVEQTLAEGNRVLFDLDVFGKVNFDKVYPDATGILILPPSDEELERRLRGRGTDSEEVIQLRLTNAKKEVEFAKTKGKYEYVIVNDDLQKAADELRAILKK, translated from the coding sequence ATGAAAAACAAACTATTTGTAATGAGTTCCGCTAGCGGCGCAGGTAAATCTACTTTACAGAAGGAAGTGCTTCCCGATTTTCCGGACATCAAGTATTCCATTTCCGCAACCACCCGCAAGCCCCGAGTCGGCGAAGTAGACGGAGTCCATTATTTTTTCAAGACTCGCGAAGAATTTGAAGAACTGATCAAGAACGACGGTTTGATTGAATGGAACGAAGTCCACGGTAACTATTATGGCACTCCCAAGAGTTTCGTGGAACAGACTCTCGCCGAGGGCAATCGCGTGTTGTTCGACCTGGACGTTTTCGGCAAGGTGAACTTCGACAAGGTTTATCCCGACGCAACCGGCATCTTGATTTTGCCGCCCAGCGACGAAGAACTGGAACGCCGTCTCCGCGGTCGTGGTACCGATTCCGAAGAAGTCATCCAGCTCCGTCTTACAAACGCCAAGAAGGAAGTGGAATTTGCCAAGACCAAGGGCAAGTACGAATACGTCATCGTCAACGATGACCTTCAGAAAGCTGCAGACGAACTCCGCGCTATTTTGAAGAAATAA
- a CDS encoding nitrilase, producing MTMLDVFLVQMDCGNFDKVRKLLAKVNLQKNGLIILPEMFSTGYIPKNPAEFAEDFSNADASATARFLSELANETGCAVMGAGIGRNASGKLTNHSSVYLPGNVSEYTGYNKVHPFFPEFDEFESGADVSLFEINEWNVSSVICYDLRFPELFRSAVKKGAQLITVQAAWPKVRIEHWETLLKARAIENQVYIAAVNAVSAGENSNVDEKNRLGGTSMIITPQGEVISRGSCNCEEVVHNSLDISSLISYRKAFPVLNGIV from the coding sequence ATGACTATGTTAGATGTATTCTTGGTACAAATGGATTGCGGAAACTTTGACAAGGTGCGAAAGCTCCTGGCCAAGGTTAATCTACAAAAAAACGGTCTCATAATCCTACCAGAGATGTTCTCCACCGGATACATCCCTAAGAATCCCGCGGAATTCGCCGAAGACTTCAGCAACGCAGACGCAAGCGCCACCGCACGCTTTTTAAGCGAGCTGGCAAATGAAACAGGCTGCGCAGTAATGGGAGCGGGCATCGGCCGCAATGCCAGTGGAAAACTGACAAACCACAGCAGCGTTTACCTTCCAGGCAACGTCAGCGAATACACAGGCTACAACAAGGTTCATCCCTTCTTTCCCGAATTTGACGAATTCGAATCCGGCGCAGATGTTAGTTTGTTTGAAATTAACGAATGGAACGTTTCCAGCGTCATTTGCTACGATTTACGCTTTCCGGAATTGTTTCGAAGCGCAGTCAAGAAAGGCGCCCAGCTGATCACTGTTCAAGCCGCCTGGCCCAAGGTCAGAATTGAACATTGGGAAACTTTGCTGAAGGCCCGCGCCATCGAAAATCAAGTCTACATTGCAGCAGTCAATGCGGTTTCCGCAGGCGAAAATAGCAACGTCGACGAAAAGAATCGACTGGGCGGAACCTCCATGATTATCACCCCACAAGGCGAAGTGATTTCCCGCGGAAGTTGCAATTGTGAAGAGGTTGTTCATAACTCGTTGGACATCTCGTCATTAATTAGTTACCGAAAGGCTTTTCCCGTCCTGAATGGAATAGTCTAA
- a CDS encoding peptidase M15, whose protein sequence is MKMLFEMMARTVVALGILSVMSFADPTYATDVKFEPAKPEKPLRYCSSVKQWIAYAEADTSLVEITRLKGLQMDLRYGTFNNVTGHDLYCGVQRAFVRKDAYVKLKRTIAIMEKDMPGSKLVIFDAARPIYAQAALKRMVAGTPYSHYVSSPVKGGLHNFGLALDLSITDAEGNLLDMGTDFDSFERCAGLVGEADALKSGRLTQEQIDNRNKLRAIMKKAGWVPLNSEWWHFNAYTREYTYENFEKFGI, encoded by the coding sequence ATGAAAATGCTTTTCGAAATGATGGCTAGGACTGTTGTCGCTCTTGGAATCTTGAGTGTAATGTCCTTTGCGGACCCGACCTATGCCACCGACGTGAAGTTCGAACCGGCGAAACCTGAAAAGCCGTTACGTTATTGTTCATCGGTAAAACAATGGATTGCCTACGCCGAGGCGGACACCAGCCTTGTGGAGATTACACGTTTGAAGGGCCTGCAGATGGACCTGCGTTACGGTACCTTCAATAACGTTACCGGTCATGATTTGTATTGCGGTGTACAACGTGCCTTCGTCCGTAAGGATGCCTATGTAAAGCTAAAAAGGACCATCGCCATTATGGAGAAGGATATGCCTGGCTCCAAGTTGGTGATCTTTGACGCTGCTCGACCCATCTATGCCCAGGCTGCGTTAAAGAGGATGGTGGCGGGAACGCCCTATTCCCATTACGTTTCTTCGCCGGTGAAAGGTGGCTTGCATAACTTTGGCTTGGCTCTTGACTTGAGCATTACAGATGCTGAAGGAAACCTGCTGGACATGGGAACGGACTTTGACTCCTTTGAGCGTTGCGCGGGCTTGGTGGGGGAGGCTGATGCTTTGAAGAGTGGCCGCCTTACGCAGGAACAGATTGATAACCGTAACAAGCTTCGTGCTATTATGAAGAAGGCGGGTTGGGTACCGCTGAATAGCGAGTGGTGGCATTTCAATGCGTACACCCGTGAATATACCTACGAGAACTTTGAAAAGTTCGGAATATAA
- the priA gene encoding primosomal protein N': MGLTIFDSVAKRIPKIIPPEEVHLKVKSSQLTCFCEVYIPLAPAVYTYGVPQGVSLQRGDLVWVQFATRKKPALAVVSKVHQDRPNFDVRLACPHQSGFKFSERYMENLEWVARYYISTPMKALFVFWPADFEKFLEALAFEKSSTEEGSGDAAEKNGSENSALKMLPKPDLPPLTLEQSNALQSLVADLDGTGFRGTLLHGVTGSGKTRVYQELAYEALKQGKKVLILVPEIGLTPQTAERFESFLQVPVVVLHSALSAPKKRNGYVAIMNGSARVVLGTRSAILAPFDFDLVILDEEHDSSFKQQDPAPRYHTRELAFHLAHKHGALVVLGSATPSLETYNNVAAGHLKVLRLKERATQAPLPDVSVVDMGKVRQQKGILLSPKLREALSECVAAGDQAIVLMNRRGYSKIRVCTECGETLYCKNCHIPLVYHKQYGSLMCHYCATLYPVNSPCSACGAETYEFIGGAIEMLEEEIQEWVPGAKVIRMDRDTTQNVGATEKILDSFRNREYNILLGTQMVAKGHDFPGVHLVGVVGADTGLGIPDFRATERMFQLLSQTAGRAGRAEDSTGQVYIQTLKPSEPVMQFAISHDFEGFAQKEIGDRRDAFYPPFCKLVEISCGSRDEQLLRNTVNRLEQMLRAEKSLMVLGPVDAFISMVQNVHWVKLYIKTADLNPVRRVLNPVVNCAKPWVPGVDIKVEID, from the coding sequence ATGGGTTTAACTATCTTTGACTCCGTGGCAAAGCGAATCCCCAAAATTATCCCTCCCGAGGAAGTTCATCTCAAGGTCAAATCATCTCAGTTGACCTGTTTTTGCGAGGTGTACATTCCCTTGGCTCCTGCGGTTTATACCTACGGGGTTCCACAGGGTGTTTCGTTGCAGAGGGGAGATTTGGTGTGGGTTCAGTTTGCCACCCGAAAGAAGCCTGCCTTGGCTGTTGTTTCCAAGGTTCACCAGGATCGCCCGAATTTTGATGTTCGCCTGGCTTGCCCCCATCAGTCGGGATTCAAGTTCAGCGAACGTTATATGGAAAATCTGGAATGGGTGGCGAGGTACTATATCTCCACGCCCATGAAGGCCCTGTTTGTTTTCTGGCCTGCGGATTTTGAGAAGTTCCTGGAAGCGCTGGCATTTGAAAAGAGTTCGACGGAAGAAGGCTCTGGTGATGCTGCCGAGAAAAACGGCTCGGAAAATTCCGCTCTGAAAATGTTGCCGAAACCGGACCTGCCTCCCTTGACTTTGGAACAAAGTAACGCTCTGCAATCCTTGGTTGCAGATTTGGATGGAACAGGTTTTCGCGGAACTTTGCTTCATGGTGTCACGGGTTCTGGAAAAACCAGAGTTTATCAGGAACTGGCCTACGAGGCCTTGAAACAGGGCAAGAAGGTTTTGATTCTTGTTCCTGAAATTGGGCTTACTCCCCAGACGGCGGAACGTTTTGAATCCTTCTTACAGGTGCCTGTGGTTGTGCTGCATTCGGCGCTTTCCGCCCCCAAGAAGCGTAATGGCTATGTGGCTATTATGAACGGCTCTGCCCGCGTGGTGCTGGGTACCCGAAGCGCTATTCTTGCACCTTTTGATTTTGACTTGGTGATTCTGGATGAAGAACATGATTCGTCCTTTAAGCAACAGGATCCCGCCCCGCGGTACCATACCCGCGAACTGGCGTTCCATTTAGCACATAAGCATGGCGCCCTTGTGGTTCTTGGAAGTGCGACTCCTAGTCTTGAAACCTACAATAACGTGGCTGCGGGCCACCTGAAGGTTTTACGCTTGAAAGAGCGTGCGACCCAGGCTCCATTGCCTGATGTAAGCGTTGTGGACATGGGAAAGGTGCGTCAGCAGAAAGGCATCTTGCTGTCGCCGAAACTTCGCGAGGCGTTGTCAGAGTGTGTTGCCGCTGGCGACCAGGCCATAGTTTTGATGAATCGACGTGGCTACTCGAAAATTCGAGTTTGTACGGAATGCGGTGAAACGCTTTACTGCAAGAACTGCCATATTCCTCTGGTGTATCACAAGCAGTATGGTTCCCTTATGTGCCATTACTGCGCCACGCTTTACCCGGTGAACTCTCCCTGTAGCGCTTGCGGTGCGGAGACTTATGAGTTTATCGGTGGCGCTATTGAAATGCTGGAAGAAGAAATCCAGGAATGGGTGCCTGGTGCCAAAGTCATCCGCATGGACCGTGACACAACTCAGAACGTGGGCGCCACCGAAAAGATTCTTGACTCCTTCCGCAACCGTGAATACAACATACTCCTCGGGACGCAAATGGTGGCCAAGGGCCATGATTTCCCAGGTGTGCACCTGGTTGGGGTCGTTGGCGCAGACACTGGGCTTGGAATTCCCGACTTTAGAGCGACGGAACGTATGTTCCAGTTGCTGAGTCAGACTGCAGGTCGCGCGGGTCGTGCAGAAGACTCCACGGGTCAGGTGTACATACAAACGCTAAAGCCCTCGGAACCTGTTATGCAGTTCGCCATTTCCCACGACTTTGAAGGATTCGCCCAGAAGGAAATTGGAGATCGGCGCGACGCATTCTACCCGCCGTTCTGCAAGCTTGTCGAAATCAGTTGCGGAAGCCGCGACGAACAGCTTTTACGCAATACGGTAAACCGCTTGGAACAAATGCTCCGTGCAGAAAAGTCCCTGATGGTCCTTGGACCTGTGGATGCATTTATTTCCATGGTCCAGAATGTTCATTGGGTGAAACTGTATATAAAAACTGCGGACCTGAATCCAGTCCGCAGAGTGCTAAATCCCGTTGTCAACTGTGCGAAACCTTGGGTTCCTGGCGTCGACATAAAGGTCGAAATTGATTAA
- a CDS encoding glycosyltransferase family 2 protein → MLLSVIVPLYNEEEIVATTFKVLEEELKDVEHELIFVNDGSKDKTREILEGLLPTTPHNKLVNFSRNFGHQAAFSAGLDKATGDAVVIIDGDLQDPPSLIHEMLEKWREGYQVVYAQRNKRAGETIFKRFTAFAFYRIIGKLTSIDIPPDTGDYRLMDRCVVDQLKNLPERSRFLRGLVCWVGFKKIGVKYDRAERTAGTSKYPLKKMVRLALDGITGFSSAPLKISFYMGIFATLVGFGIFVWSILEKFLSPATTVPGWASLMTAIVFFSGVQLMTIGILGEYIGRIYDEVKQRPLYIEDKKQD, encoded by the coding sequence ATGTTACTTTCTGTAATCGTACCTCTTTATAACGAAGAAGAAATCGTCGCCACTACCTTCAAGGTCCTGGAAGAAGAATTGAAGGATGTGGAACACGAACTGATTTTCGTGAACGACGGATCCAAGGATAAGACTCGTGAAATTCTCGAAGGTCTCCTCCCCACCACTCCGCACAACAAGCTTGTGAACTTCAGCCGTAACTTCGGCCACCAGGCCGCATTCAGCGCAGGTCTGGACAAGGCTACCGGCGACGCCGTGGTGATTATCGACGGCGACCTGCAGGACCCGCCTAGCCTCATCCACGAAATGCTGGAAAAGTGGCGCGAAGGATACCAGGTTGTTTACGCCCAGCGTAACAAGCGTGCCGGCGAAACCATCTTCAAGCGCTTTACCGCATTCGCATTCTACCGCATTATCGGCAAACTCACCAGCATTGATATCCCCCCTGATACTGGTGACTACCGCCTTATGGACCGCTGTGTCGTAGACCAGTTGAAGAACTTGCCGGAACGTAGCCGTTTCCTCCGCGGCTTGGTTTGCTGGGTTGGTTTCAAGAAGATTGGCGTCAAGTACGATCGTGCAGAACGCACCGCAGGTACATCCAAGTACCCGCTGAAGAAAATGGTCCGTCTCGCCTTGGACGGCATTACCGGCTTTAGCTCCGCCCCGCTGAAGATTAGTTTCTACATGGGCATTTTCGCCACCTTGGTTGGCTTCGGCATTTTCGTATGGTCCATCCTCGAGAAGTTCCTTTCCCCCGCAACAACCGTTCCGGGCTGGGCCTCCCTCATGACTGCCATCGTCTTCTTCTCTGGCGTTCAGCTGATGACCATCGGCATTCTCGGTGAATATATCGGCCGCATTTACGACGAAGTAAAGCAGCGTCCTCTGTACATTGAAGACAAGAAACAGGATTAA
- a CDS encoding threonylcarbamoyl-AMP synthase, protein MKFPPWTSVDEAAKLLAEGQVVGIPTETVYGLAGNAYEPKALAQIFAIKERPTFDPLIVHICDVAQLKDVAKDIPEAAYKLAEAYWPGPMTLILPKKDCIPDLCTSALPSVAVRFPSHPVAQEIIRKAGVPLAAPSANLFKHVSPTTAQHVADQLADRGIAGIVDGGPCEVGVESSIISLVGETPTVLRPGAITPEMVEKVLGKVAIKESTSKPGQPMAAPGQCDTHYRPQVPLFYGEVPAGTKLPEHTVRIAFGKQAGVIPATLNLSESGDMLEATAKLYAFMHDLDLPEYDLILVDPIPNVGVGMALNDRLKRASIKVLPGA, encoded by the coding sequence ATGAAATTTCCTCCTTGGACATCTGTTGACGAAGCAGCCAAATTGCTGGCTGAAGGCCAAGTTGTCGGCATTCCTACCGAAACTGTTTACGGTCTCGCAGGCAACGCCTATGAGCCCAAGGCTTTGGCACAGATCTTCGCCATCAAGGAACGTCCCACCTTCGACCCGCTAATCGTCCATATCTGCGACGTGGCACAGTTGAAGGACGTGGCCAAGGACATTCCCGAAGCAGCCTACAAGTTGGCAGAAGCCTACTGGCCCGGCCCTATGACGCTGATCCTTCCCAAGAAGGATTGCATTCCGGACCTTTGCACCAGCGCATTGCCTTCTGTTGCCGTACGTTTCCCGTCTCACCCTGTGGCACAGGAAATCATCCGTAAGGCAGGCGTGCCTCTGGCTGCCCCTAGCGCAAACCTATTCAAGCACGTAAGCCCCACAACGGCTCAGCACGTGGCAGACCAGCTGGCCGACCGCGGTATCGCAGGCATTGTGGACGGCGGCCCCTGCGAAGTGGGTGTGGAAAGTTCAATCATTTCTCTCGTCGGCGAAACACCTACGGTGCTACGCCCGGGTGCCATCACCCCGGAGATGGTAGAGAAAGTTCTCGGCAAGGTGGCCATCAAGGAATCTACGTCCAAGCCGGGCCAGCCCATGGCAGCCCCGGGTCAGTGCGACACCCATTACCGCCCGCAAGTTCCGCTGTTCTACGGCGAAGTGCCTGCAGGTACAAAACTGCCAGAACACACCGTGCGCATCGCTTTCGGCAAGCAGGCAGGCGTTATTCCTGCCACCCTGAATCTGTCCGAATCTGGCGACATGCTGGAAGCAACCGCGAAGCTGTACGCCTTCATGCACGACCTGGATTTGCCCGAATACGATTTGATCCTCGTGGACCCCATTCCCAATGTGGGCGTAGGCATGGCACTGAACGACCGCCTCAAACGCGCTAGCATCAAGGTCCTTCCCGGCGCATAA